A genomic stretch from Pontivivens ytuae includes:
- the def gene encoding peptide deformylase: protein MIRPILIHPDPRLKKVADPVATVDDAVRKLADDMLETMYEAPGIGLAGPQIGVMKRIFVMDCSEKDAEPEPMVLINPEILSVSEEEAVYEEGCLSIPDIYAEVTRPAEVEMRWLDRDGAVREGRFDALYATCAQHELDHLNGRLFIDYLGSVKRTMITNKMKKLKKARATA from the coding sequence ATGATCAGACCCATCCTCATCCACCCCGATCCGCGCCTCAAGAAGGTCGCCGATCCCGTCGCGACCGTAGACGATGCGGTGCGAAAGCTCGCCGACGACATGCTGGAGACCATGTACGAGGCGCCGGGCATCGGGCTCGCCGGGCCGCAGATCGGCGTAATGAAGCGGATCTTCGTGATGGACTGCTCGGAAAAGGATGCGGAGCCCGAGCCGATGGTCCTTATCAATCCCGAGATCCTGAGCGTGTCGGAGGAGGAGGCCGTCTATGAGGAGGGCTGCCTCTCGATCCCCGACATCTATGCCGAGGTGACCCGGCCCGCCGAGGTCGAGATGCGCTGGCTCGACCGCGACGGCGCGGTGCGCGAGGGCCGGTTCGACGCGCTCTACGCGACCTGCGCGCAGCACGAGCTCGACCACCTCAACGGCCGGCTCTTCATCGACTATCTCGGCTCGGTGAAGCGCACGATGATCACCAACAAGATGAAGAAGCTGAAGAAGGCGCGCGCCACCGCATGA
- the rnhA gene encoding ribonuclease HI, with product MADFFAYTDGACSGNPGPGGWGVLLQAKERGKVVKERELKGGEAQTTNNRMELMAAITALETLGRAADITVVTDSAYVKDGLTKWIHGWKRNGWKTAAKKPVKNEDLWKRLDAAQARHKVSWEWVKGHAGHPENERADELARAGMAPYKTK from the coding sequence GTGGCTGACTTCTTCGCCTATACCGACGGTGCATGCTCCGGCAATCCGGGGCCGGGCGGCTGGGGCGTCCTGCTCCAGGCCAAGGAGCGCGGGAAGGTCGTCAAGGAGCGGGAGCTCAAGGGCGGCGAGGCGCAGACCACCAACAACCGCATGGAACTGATGGCCGCGATCACGGCGCTGGAGACACTGGGCCGCGCCGCCGACATCACGGTCGTCACCGACTCCGCCTACGTGAAGGACGGACTGACGAAGTGGATCCACGGCTGGAAGCGCAACGGCTGGAAGACCGCGGCCAAGAAGCCCGTGAAGAACGAGGACCTCTGGAAACGCCTCGACGCGGCTCAAGCACGCCACAAGGTGAGCTGGGAATGGGTGAAGGGCCACGCCGGCCACCCGGAAAACGAACGCGCCGACGAACTCGCCCGCGCCGGCATGGCCCCTTACAAGACGAAGTGA
- a CDS encoding ankyrin repeat domain-containing protein, with protein sequence MARKKKTLPKDFEEILARGDLDELKAVFKDREIDAVGGTSKQTALAFGTCPDAFTRWLVGEGADLGSRDARGRTPLHTRAGSRAADIAVLIELGADVHAFDQKDSTPLHVAAGAQFADHAAVLLAHGAALDARNRNGLTPLELALQFASNATLPRTVAVTRVLLEAGAEPTERARGFVTKIGETFEFHRANFNPETVEEHSAALDALYRLFDVPPVPRRVLHDGVSTITVTSENWPDQHEELWQMLVPGSGPARTVQGEVIRISGRVADEIDRNGGINWDADYDRMVKTFLHLLATGQALPTPELDEARKAARTLRTGSDSTRRFGELAVRWVLLNPAPAPLPPPDYAR encoded by the coding sequence ATGGCACGAAAGAAGAAGACTCTGCCGAAGGACTTCGAGGAGATCCTGGCACGCGGCGATCTCGATGAGCTAAAGGCCGTCTTCAAGGATCGGGAGATCGACGCGGTCGGCGGTACGTCCAAGCAGACCGCGCTCGCCTTCGGCACGTGTCCCGACGCGTTCACGCGCTGGCTGGTGGGCGAGGGGGCCGACCTCGGCAGCCGGGATGCCCGGGGCCGGACACCGCTGCACACGCGCGCGGGCAGCCGGGCGGCGGATATCGCCGTGCTGATCGAGCTGGGCGCGGACGTGCATGCCTTCGACCAGAAGGACTCCACGCCCCTGCACGTGGCCGCGGGCGCGCAGTTCGCCGATCATGCCGCGGTCCTGCTGGCCCATGGCGCGGCGCTGGATGCCCGCAATCGCAACGGTCTCACGCCGCTGGAGCTGGCCCTGCAATTCGCCAGCAACGCCACGCTGCCCCGCACGGTCGCCGTGACCCGTGTGCTGCTGGAGGCGGGCGCGGAGCCGACGGAGCGGGCCCGCGGTTTCGTCACCAAGATCGGCGAGACCTTCGAGTTCCACCGCGCCAACTTCAATCCTGAGACGGTCGAGGAGCACAGCGCAGCGCTCGACGCGCTCTACCGGCTCTTCGATGTGCCGCCCGTCCCGCGGCGCGTGCTCCATGACGGTGTCTCGACCATCACCGTCACGTCGGAGAACTGGCCCGACCAGCACGAGGAGCTGTGGCAGATGCTGGTGCCGGGCAGCGGTCCCGCCCGGACGGTGCAAGGCGAGGTCATCCGCATATCGGGCCGCGTTGCCGATGAAATCGACAGGAATGGCGGCATCAACTGGGACGCTGACTATGATCGCATGGTGAAGACGTTCCTCCATCTTCTGGCGACGGGTCAGGCGCTGCCGACGCCGGAACTGGACGAGGCCCGCAAAGCGGCCCGGACCCTTCGGACCGGATCCGACAGCACGCGCCGCTTCGGGGAACTTGCCGTCAGATGGGTGCTGCTCAACCCTGCGCCGGCGCCGCTGCCCCCGCCCGACTACGCGCGATAG
- the fmt gene encoding methionyl-tRNA formyltransferase produces the protein MRLIFMGTPDFSVPVLDALVEAGHEIAAVYTQPPRPAGRGKKERPSPVHARAEGLGLEVRHPKSLKGEAEQAALAALNADAAVVVAYGLILPQAVLDAPVRGCLNMHASLLPRWRGAAPIQRAIMAGDAETGVCIMQMEAGLDTGPVLLREAKPIGPEDTAATLHDRLSEMGARLIVDALARLDDLTPETQPEEGVTYAAKIDKAEARIDWTRPAAELDRHIRGLAPFPGAWTIHDSTRLKIHLCTPVAGQGAPGSALDDALTVACGTGALRLIRLQREGRGVQDATDFLRGHPVPAGDRLGE, from the coding sequence ATGCGGCTGATCTTCATGGGAACGCCGGATTTTTCCGTACCGGTGCTCGACGCGCTGGTCGAGGCGGGTCACGAGATCGCCGCCGTCTACACCCAGCCGCCGCGCCCCGCCGGACGCGGGAAGAAGGAGCGGCCATCCCCGGTCCACGCGCGGGCGGAGGGACTGGGGCTGGAGGTTCGGCACCCGAAGTCGCTGAAGGGCGAGGCGGAGCAGGCGGCACTCGCCGCCCTGAATGCCGACGCCGCGGTGGTCGTGGCCTACGGTCTGATCCTGCCGCAAGCCGTGCTCGACGCGCCCGTGCGTGGTTGCCTCAACATGCACGCCTCGCTGCTGCCGCGCTGGCGCGGGGCGGCGCCGATCCAGCGGGCGATCATGGCGGGCGATGCCGAGACGGGGGTGTGCATCATGCAGATGGAGGCGGGGCTCGACACCGGGCCAGTGCTCTTGCGCGAGGCCAAGCCGATCGGGCCGGAGGACACGGCCGCCACGCTCCACGACCGCCTGTCGGAGATGGGCGCACGGCTGATCGTCGACGCGCTCGCCCGCCTCGATGACCTGACGCCGGAGACCCAGCCGGAGGAGGGCGTCACCTACGCCGCCAAGATCGATAAGGCCGAGGCGCGCATCGACTGGACCCGGCCCGCGGCGGAACTCGACCGGCATATCCGCGGCCTCGCCCCCTTTCCCGGCGCCTGGACGATCCATGATTCCACGCGGCTCAAGATCCACCTCTGTACGCCCGTCGCGGGGCAGGGCGCCCCCGGCAGCGCATTAGACGACGCGCTCACCGTCGCCTGCGGCACGGGTGCGCTGCGCCTGATCCGCTTGCAGCGGGAGGGGCGCGGCGTGCAGGATGCGACAGATTTCCTGCGTGGCCATCCCGTGCCCGCGGGCGACAGGTTGGGAGAGTGA
- the def gene encoding peptide deformylase has product MTAPRPFLMWPDKRLRTAVPPVEAVDDGVRAVWDEMLAAMYAMPGVGLAGPQIGEMRQVAVVDCSDDRSEPVRMANPRVLHASVKMRAHEEASPNLPGLSAVVERPRAVTVAYLDETGAEVERDFVNLWATSVQHQIDHLAGKLYVDRLKPVKRRMQLAKHEKMRRRA; this is encoded by the coding sequence ATGACGGCGCCTCGCCCGTTCCTGATGTGGCCCGACAAGCGGCTGCGCACGGCCGTGCCGCCGGTCGAGGCCGTGGACGATGGCGTGCGCGCCGTGTGGGACGAGATGCTGGCCGCGATGTACGCCATGCCCGGCGTTGGCCTTGCCGGCCCCCAGATCGGGGAGATGCGGCAGGTCGCGGTGGTCGACTGCTCCGACGACCGGTCCGAGCCCGTGCGCATGGCCAATCCCCGGGTGCTCCACGCCTCGGTGAAGATGCGCGCTCACGAGGAGGCCTCGCCCAACCTGCCGGGGCTCTCGGCGGTGGTCGAGCGGCCGCGGGCGGTGACGGTCGCCTATCTCGACGAGACCGGGGCGGAGGTTGAGCGGGACTTCGTGAACCTCTGGGCGACCAGCGTGCAGCACCAGATCGACCACCTCGCCGGCAAGCTCTATGTCGATCGGCTCAAGCCGGTGAAGCGGCGGATGCAGCTGGCGAAACACGAGAAGATGCGGCGGCGCGCCTGA
- a CDS encoding trimeric intracellular cation channel family protein, translated as MTLVQFLDYVAVFVFALTGALTASRAQLDIVGFLFVACLTAVGGGTVRDVVLNRDAVFWIADPGYIAVACVGAVGVFFTAHLLESRLKTLIWLDALAMAVAVPVGVAVARRMGFDWPVLLMMGVVTATLGGLARDVVCNEVPLVLKARDLYATAALTGAGANVAAFALTGDAILATLACGLTCFGLRAGSIALGWQAPVYKARPPRR; from the coding sequence ATGACCCTCGTCCAATTTCTCGACTATGTCGCGGTCTTCGTCTTCGCCCTCACGGGCGCGCTGACGGCGAGCCGGGCGCAGCTCGACATCGTGGGGTTCCTGTTCGTGGCGTGCCTCACTGCGGTGGGCGGCGGCACCGTGCGGGACGTTGTCCTGAACCGCGACGCGGTGTTCTGGATCGCCGATCCGGGCTACATCGCGGTAGCTTGCGTGGGCGCGGTCGGGGTGTTCTTCACCGCGCATCTTCTGGAAAGCCGGTTGAAGACCCTGATCTGGCTCGACGCGCTCGCCATGGCCGTCGCGGTGCCGGTGGGGGTGGCGGTCGCGCGGCGCATGGGCTTCGACTGGCCGGTGCTGCTGATGATGGGGGTGGTGACGGCGACACTCGGCGGGCTGGCGCGCGATGTGGTCTGCAACGAGGTGCCGCTGGTGCTGAAGGCCCGCGACCTCTACGCGACGGCGGCGCTCACCGGGGCTGGGGCGAATGTGGCGGCCTTCGCGCTGACCGGGGATGCGATCCTCGCGACGCTCGCTTGCGGCCTCACCTGCTTTGGCTTGCGGGCAGGGTCCATCGCGCTCGGCTGGCAGGCGCCGGTCTACAAGGCGCGACCGCCGCGCCGGTGA